Proteins co-encoded in one Amaranthus tricolor cultivar Red isolate AtriRed21 chromosome 7, ASM2621246v1, whole genome shotgun sequence genomic window:
- the LOC130818743 gene encoding uncharacterized protein LOC130818743 isoform X1, with the protein MSNEVFDIKIFADKLSKLNNSAQCIESLSHWCVSNRKKARQIVETWEKMFKSSQKEQCVPFLYLANDILQNSRRKGSDFVNEFWKVLPAALKHVHANGDVSGKRAATRLVEIWEERKVFGSRAQSLRDELMTNKTNEPAPQVSNENVANPIKIVKKDAQSMRIKLAVGGFPEKIVSAFHCVHDECSNEEHIMGKCNVAVHSVERMLKEVENISSQGIQPATVIPDEMQEQENILHECARQLEGAELTRVTLVSLLQEAIQDQEAQLETLRLQLQIARSRINEVGILRSKLSSHNHGVSSAPVHVLTEPPMAGELNNPSLQASSLQIPLSQPIGSQQIPAQQVSQTPSQRTAAFAPMAVIDEESKKAAAAAVAAKLASFTSSAQMLTSVLSSLVAEEAASKNDGSKTAAFSSSLPTFSPGKRVKLEQPSSGTDPANLDAGSSPYFTHLQQPISNNQVLQSIIPSSLGPPPPPPPPPPLMPTMMHNMMPYGFNGGNSLPPPPPLPSHVAMNLARPLVPPSPQPLQPPLQLGQHQNASGGFYRPPGIGIYTSNNQPSTSPMQRQ; encoded by the exons CGTTATCCCATTGGTGTGTTTCCAACCGTAAGAAAGCGAGGCAGATTGTTGAAACATGGGAGAAAATGTTCAAGTCATCTCAAAAAGAGCAATGTGTTCCTTTTCTTTATCTTGCAAATGATATATTGCAAAACAGCAGGCGAAAGGGCAGTGACTTTGTGAATGAGTTCTGGAAAGTTCTTCCAGCTGCACTTAAACATGTACATGCTAATGGTGATGTAAGTGGAAAGAGGGCAGCGACAAGATTG GTTGAAATATGGGAAGAAAGAAAGGTTTTTGGATCTCGTGCTCAGAGTCTTAGAGATGAACTCATGACCAACAAGACAAACGAACCTGCTCCACAAGTCAGCAATGAAAACGTTGCCAATCCTATCAAAATTGTGAAGAAGGATGCACAGTCAATGAGGATT AAATTGGCTGTTGGAGGATTTCCTGAAAAGATTGTTTCAGCATTTCATTGTGTCCATGATGAATGTTCGAATGAAGAGCATATAATGGGTAAATGCAATGTAGCTGTACATTCTGTTGAAAGAATGCTGAAGGAAGTAGAAAATATCAGCAGTCAAG GAATTCAGCCAGCAACAGTAATACCGGATGAGATGCAGGAGCAGGAAAATATCCTTCATGAATGTGCCAGACAACTTGAAGGCGCAGAATTAACTCGGGTGACTCTGGTTTCTCTCCTGCAAGAAGCAATTCAGGATCAA GAAGCACAGTTGGAGACTCTAAGGCTCCAATTGCAG ATTGCTCGTAGTCGAATTAATGAAGTTGGAATCCTGAGGTCAAAGCTATCATCCCACAATCATGGTGTATCATCTGCACCGGTTCATGTTTTGACTGAACCACCAATGGCAGGAGAGCTTAATAACCCAAGCTTGCAGGCAAGCAGTCTTCAGATTCCTCTCAGTCAACCAATTGGCAGTCAACAGATTCCTGCTCAACAAGTTTCTCAAACTCCGAGCCAACGCACAGCTGCTTTTGCCCCAATGGCAGTAATTGATGAAGAGAGCAAAAAGGCTGCTGCCGCTGCTGTTGCTGCCAAACTTGCTTCTTTCACATCCTCAGCGCAAATGCTTACCTCGGTCCTTTCTTCCCTTGTGGCTGAAGAGGCTGCTTCAAAGAATGATGGATCGAAAACGGCAGCATTTTCTTCTAGTCTACCCACTTTCTCACCTGGGAAACGGGTGAAACTGGAACAGCCATCATCAGGAACAGATCCTGCAAATCTTGATGCTGGAAGCTCACCCTATTTCACCCATCTCCAGCAACCAATTTCAAACAATCAAGTGTTGCAGTCGATCATTCCGTCTTCATTGGGCCCACCTCCTCCACCCCCACCTCCGCCGCCTCTGATGCCTACCATGATGCATAATATGATGCCTTATGGATTTAATGGTGGAAACAGCCTACCTCCTCCCCCACCTTTGCCATCTCATGTTGCCATGAACCTTGCACGGCCTCTTGTCCCGCCAAGTCCACAGCCACTCCAGCCTCCTCTGCAACTAGGTCAACACCAGAATGCAAGTGGTGGATTTTATCGGCCCCCTGGTATTGGTATTTATACTTCAAATAATCAGCCTTCAACATCACCTATGCAGCGGCAGTAG
- the LOC130818743 gene encoding uncharacterized protein LOC130818743 isoform X2 yields MSNEVFDIKIFADKLSKLNNSAQCIESLSHWCVSNRKKARQIVETWEKMFKSSQKEQCVPFLYLANDILQNSRRKGSDFVNEFWKVLPAALKHVHANGDVSGKRAATRLVEIWEERKVFGSRAQSLRDELMTNKTNEPAPQVSNENVANPIKIVKKDAQSMRIKLAVGGFPEKIVSAFHCVHDECSNEEHIMGKCNVAVHSVERMLKEVENISSQGIQPATVIPDEMQEQENILHECARQLEGAELTRVTLVSLLQEAIQDQIARSRINEVGILRSKLSSHNHGVSSAPVHVLTEPPMAGELNNPSLQASSLQIPLSQPIGSQQIPAQQVSQTPSQRTAAFAPMAVIDEESKKAAAAAVAAKLASFTSSAQMLTSVLSSLVAEEAASKNDGSKTAAFSSSLPTFSPGKRVKLEQPSSGTDPANLDAGSSPYFTHLQQPISNNQVLQSIIPSSLGPPPPPPPPPPLMPTMMHNMMPYGFNGGNSLPPPPPLPSHVAMNLARPLVPPSPQPLQPPLQLGQHQNASGGFYRPPGIGIYTSNNQPSTSPMQRQ; encoded by the exons CGTTATCCCATTGGTGTGTTTCCAACCGTAAGAAAGCGAGGCAGATTGTTGAAACATGGGAGAAAATGTTCAAGTCATCTCAAAAAGAGCAATGTGTTCCTTTTCTTTATCTTGCAAATGATATATTGCAAAACAGCAGGCGAAAGGGCAGTGACTTTGTGAATGAGTTCTGGAAAGTTCTTCCAGCTGCACTTAAACATGTACATGCTAATGGTGATGTAAGTGGAAAGAGGGCAGCGACAAGATTG GTTGAAATATGGGAAGAAAGAAAGGTTTTTGGATCTCGTGCTCAGAGTCTTAGAGATGAACTCATGACCAACAAGACAAACGAACCTGCTCCACAAGTCAGCAATGAAAACGTTGCCAATCCTATCAAAATTGTGAAGAAGGATGCACAGTCAATGAGGATT AAATTGGCTGTTGGAGGATTTCCTGAAAAGATTGTTTCAGCATTTCATTGTGTCCATGATGAATGTTCGAATGAAGAGCATATAATGGGTAAATGCAATGTAGCTGTACATTCTGTTGAAAGAATGCTGAAGGAAGTAGAAAATATCAGCAGTCAAG GAATTCAGCCAGCAACAGTAATACCGGATGAGATGCAGGAGCAGGAAAATATCCTTCATGAATGTGCCAGACAACTTGAAGGCGCAGAATTAACTCGGGTGACTCTGGTTTCTCTCCTGCAAGAAGCAATTCAGGATCAA ATTGCTCGTAGTCGAATTAATGAAGTTGGAATCCTGAGGTCAAAGCTATCATCCCACAATCATGGTGTATCATCTGCACCGGTTCATGTTTTGACTGAACCACCAATGGCAGGAGAGCTTAATAACCCAAGCTTGCAGGCAAGCAGTCTTCAGATTCCTCTCAGTCAACCAATTGGCAGTCAACAGATTCCTGCTCAACAAGTTTCTCAAACTCCGAGCCAACGCACAGCTGCTTTTGCCCCAATGGCAGTAATTGATGAAGAGAGCAAAAAGGCTGCTGCCGCTGCTGTTGCTGCCAAACTTGCTTCTTTCACATCCTCAGCGCAAATGCTTACCTCGGTCCTTTCTTCCCTTGTGGCTGAAGAGGCTGCTTCAAAGAATGATGGATCGAAAACGGCAGCATTTTCTTCTAGTCTACCCACTTTCTCACCTGGGAAACGGGTGAAACTGGAACAGCCATCATCAGGAACAGATCCTGCAAATCTTGATGCTGGAAGCTCACCCTATTTCACCCATCTCCAGCAACCAATTTCAAACAATCAAGTGTTGCAGTCGATCATTCCGTCTTCATTGGGCCCACCTCCTCCACCCCCACCTCCGCCGCCTCTGATGCCTACCATGATGCATAATATGATGCCTTATGGATTTAATGGTGGAAACAGCCTACCTCCTCCCCCACCTTTGCCATCTCATGTTGCCATGAACCTTGCACGGCCTCTTGTCCCGCCAAGTCCACAGCCACTCCAGCCTCCTCTGCAACTAGGTCAACACCAGAATGCAAGTGGTGGATTTTATCGGCCCCCTGGTATTGGTATTTATACTTCAAATAATCAGCCTTCAACATCACCTATGCAGCGGCAGTAG